Proteins encoded together in one Thermomonospora curvata DSM 43183 window:
- a CDS encoding flavin reductase family protein — protein MSEERLLQPSDQSAVQLDPREFRRVLGRFATGVAIVSTVADGVDYAMTINAFTSVSLDPLLVLFCADKNARLHGAVLKSGRWAVSVLPESARDLSEWFATRGRPLDGRLGGHPFTRGEHTGAAIFTEALAALECRTHAVHDGGDHSIVVGRVLAASTPAPQHRPLLYFEGRYRTLA, from the coding sequence AAGAGCGTCTTTTGCAGCCGTCCGACCAGTCCGCCGTCCAGCTGGACCCCCGCGAGTTCCGCCGGGTGCTCGGCCGGTTCGCCACCGGGGTGGCGATCGTCTCCACGGTGGCCGATGGCGTGGACTACGCCATGACCATCAACGCCTTCACCTCGGTCTCCCTGGACCCGCTGCTGGTGCTGTTCTGCGCGGACAAGAACGCCCGCCTGCACGGGGCGGTGCTGAAATCCGGCCGGTGGGCGGTGTCGGTGCTGCCCGAGAGCGCCCGGGACCTTTCTGAGTGGTTCGCGACCCGGGGCCGGCCGCTGGACGGCAGGCTGGGCGGCCACCCGTTCACCCGGGGCGAGCACACCGGGGCGGCGATCTTCACCGAGGCGCTGGCGGCGCTGGAGTGCCGCACTCACGCCGTGCACGACGGCGGCGACCACAGCATCGTGGTCGGCCGGGTCCTGGCGGCGTCCACCCCCGCCCCCCAGCACCGTCCCCTGCTGTATTTCGAGGGCCGCTACCGCACCCTGGCCTAG